In Amia ocellicauda isolate fAmiCal2 chromosome 16, fAmiCal2.hap1, whole genome shotgun sequence, the following proteins share a genomic window:
- the LOC136711316 gene encoding uncharacterized protein LOC136711316: protein MVWSKGMEGMFLLATWVVCGLAYVQMESKDPFEIEADLHGRVKRIPDEDGLLLDDYMSLHLHGSKEDAEKMGAFPPQPGVDGDEMSMAWHDLAHDHEEAWKSPQDPVEVSNWGNLVNKNVDRNAFYFNEHGAYDHARSNPIKVANVVSHADGYWGEDSDLQVGLKDVDQDGDLEVAESEYVGSDWLDQSTLPRDVERLLLNRDTEAVAPRVAVSPNDNEMNDATFEAEETDLHLNEADEHGDEVHGGGLPDDAEGSDSEPEEEAMTQVPQPSVTCEKSRLLIQFSLQRHARIFLQKDRMRPLPVLELPRSCKHTVRQSNSSLVLMASFDGCYVRNLRKDNRLHEALTLKYYDLILKRPFVTTVSCPVTTAPMPEPPKGLSISCSDVCMTVQLPAGPLSAVQILDSSKTLVPVLQAPKLCGYALVKKDGKNLLTIPYTACDVKMVEKRYIIQVAYVTSGGERAEIQVSCPYTPLVPKQGCLIPKSQQVSCGPKSSKACLAKGCCVDSDTAHCYYPLEV from the exons ATGGTGTGGAGTAAAGGAATGGAAGGAATGTTTTTGCTGGCAACATGGGTTGTCTGTGGCCTGGCATATGTTCAGATGGAGAGTAAAGATCCATTTGAAATAGAGGCTGACTTGCATGGGAGGGTGAAGAGAATCCCTGATGAAGATGGGTTACTCTTGGATGACTACATGTCTCTGCATCTTCATGGGTCAAAAGAGGATGCTGAAAAAATGGGTGCTTTTCCTCCCCAGCCTGGTGTTGATGGTGATGAAATGAGCATGGCTTGGCATGACTTGGCGCATGACCATGAGGAAGCATGGAAGTCTCCACAAGATCCTGTAGAAGTTTCTAACTGGGGTAACCTGGTGAACAAAAATGTTGACCGTAATGCCTTCTACTTCAATGAGCATGGTGCTTATGATCATGCCCGCTCTAATCCTATAAAAGTGGCTAATGTTGTTAGTCATGCTGATGGTTACTGGGGTGAAGACTCTGACCTCCAAGTGGGTCTGAAGGATGTGGATCAAGATGGTGACTTGGAAGTGGCTGAATCGGAGTACGTAGGCTCAGACTGGCTTGATCAGTCCACCTTACCAAGAGATGTGGAGAGACTTCTGCTGAACAGGGATACTGAAGCTGTTGCTCCTCGTGTTGCAGTTTCTCCCAATG ATAATGAGATGAATGATGCCACCTTTGAGGCTGAGGAGACTGACCTGCATTTAAATGAAGCTGATGAGCATG GTGATGAGGTCCACGGTGGTGGCCTCCCAGATGATGCTGAAGGTTCAGACTCTGAGCCTGAGGAAGAGGCCATGACCCAAGTTCCACAGCCAAGTGTTACTTGTGAGAAGAGCAGACTGTTGATCCAGTTCTCCTTGCAGCGTCATGCTCGGATCTTCCTGCAGAAAG ACAGAATGAGGCCACTCCCAGTTCTGGAGCTCCCCAGGTCCTGTAAGCACACCGTGAGGCAAAGCAACAGCAGCCTGGTGCTGATGGCATCCTTCGATGGCTGCTATGTAAGGAATTTG AGGAAGGACAATCGACTCCATGAAGCGCTGACCCTCAAGTACTATGACCTGATCCTGAAGAGGCCATTTGTGACCActgtgtcttgcccagtgaccacCGCTCCAATGCCTGAACCTCCCAAAGGCCTGTCCATCTCCTGCAGTGATGTGTGCATGACGGTGCAGCTACCTGCTGGTCCCCTGTCGGCTGTGCAAATCCTGG ATTCCTCCAAAACCTTGGTCCCTGTGCTGCAGGCCCCCAAGCTCTGTGGCTATGCCTTGGTGAAGAAGGATGGCAAGAACCTCCTGACCATCCCCTACACAGCCTGTGATGTAAAGATGGTG GAGAAGAGGTACATTATCCAGGTGGCTTATGTGACTAGTGGAGGAGAGCGAGCAGAGATCCAGGTATCCTGCCCCTATACACCACTTGTACCAAAGCAAG GATGTCTGATCCCCAAGAGCCAGCAGGTATCTTGTGGTCCCAAGAGCTCCAAAGCATGCCTTGCCAAGGGTTGTTGTGTAGATTCAGACACTGCCCACTGCTACTATCCCCTGGAAG TTTAG
- the LOC136711456 gene encoding zona pellucida sperm-binding protein 4-like: MEGMFLLATWVVCGLAYVQMESKDPFEIEADLHGRVKRIPDEDGLLLDDYMSLHLHGSKEDAEKMGAFPPQPGVDGDEMSMAWHDLAHDHEEAWKSPQDPVEVSNWGNLVNKNVDRNAFYFNEHGAYDHARSNPIKVANVVSHADGYWGEDSDLQVGLKDVDQDGDLEVAESEYVGSDWLDQSTLPRDVERLLLNRDTEAVAPRVAVSPNDNEMNDATFEAEETDLHLNEADEHGDEVHGGGLPDDAEGSDSEPEEEAMTQVPQPSVTCEKSRLLIQFSLQRHARIFLQKDRMRPLPVLKLPRSCKHTVRQSNSSLVLMASFDGCYVRNLRKDNRLHEALTLKYYDLILKRPFVTTVSCPVTTAPMPEPPKGLSISCSDVCMTVQLPAGPLSAVQILDSSKTLVPVLQAPKLCGYALVKKDGKNLLTIPYTACDVKMVEKRYIIQVAYVTSGGERAEIQVSCPYTPLVPKQGCLIPKSQQVSCGPKSSKACLAKGCCVDSDTAHCYYPLEECTADKHFVFVVHRTITVNPASLVIAGNKSCTPVICTADFAVFKFPVTGCGTHAFVVGETTIYLAEVMALVRRNSLNYGVITRDSPFRLLVECRYAEGNLASTGYLVKNPYLPNAILSHGVFGVQLRIATDDAYSRFYPPYHRPLRLLLGRPVFLEVQLLNAPDPSLVLLVHYCVAYPRSAQAVWVLVYDGCPNPLDYGHTSTLHIHHKQPLPKHHRRFEIRTFQFMDHVTHRYLNEEIYFMCSTEVCSPSAKTCVEGCFDGRKIPVVEDPNADKRCTGEPCPGKAKSSAGLPAQ, encoded by the exons ATGGAAGGAATGTTTTTGCTGGCAACATGGGTTGTCTGTGGCCTGGCATATGTTCAGATGGAGAGTAAAGATCCATTTGAAATAGAGGCTGACTTGCATGGGAGGGTGAAGAGAATCCCTGATGAAGATGGGTTACTCTTGGATGACTACATGTCTCTGCATCTTCATGGGTCAAAAGAGGATGCTGAAAAAATGGGTGCTTTTCCTCCCCAGCCTGGTGTTGATGGTGATGAAATGAGCATGGCTTGGCATGACTTGGCGCATGACCATGAGGAAGCATGGAAGTCTCCACAAGATCCTGTAGAAGTTTCTAACTGGGGTAACCTGGTGAACAAAAATGTTGACCGTAATGCCTTCTACTTCAATGAGCATGGTGCTTATGATCATGCCCGCTCTAATCCTATAAAAGTGGCTAATGTTGTTAGTCATGCTGATGGTTACTGGGGTGAAGACTCTGACCTCCAAGTGGGTCTGAAGGATGTGGATCAAGATGGTGACTTGGAAGTGGCTGAATCGGAGTACGTAGGCTCAGACTGGCTTGATCAGTCCACCTTACCAAGAGATGTGGAGAGACTTCTGCTGAACAGGGATACTGAAGCTGTTGCTCCTCGTGTTGCAGTTTCTCCCAATG ATAATGAGATGAATGATGCCACCTTTGAGGCTGAGGAGACTGACCTGCATTTAAATGAAGCTGATGAGCATG GTGATGAGGTCCACGGTGGTGGCCTCCCAGATGATGCTGAAGGTTCAGACTCTGAGCCTGAGGAAGAGGCCATGACCCAAGTTCCACAGCCAAGTGTTACTTGTGAGAAGAGCAGACTGTTGATCCAGTTCTCCTTGCAGCGTCATGCTCGGATCTTCCTGCAGAAAG ACAGAATGAGGCCACTCCCAGTTCTGAAGCTCCCCAGGTCCTGTAAGCACACCGTGAGGCAAAGCAACAGCAGCCTGGTGCTGATGGCATCCTTCGATGGCTGCTATGTAAGGAATTTG AGGAAGGACAATCGACTCCATGAAGCGCTGACCCTCAAGTACTATGACCTGATCCTGAAGAGGCCATTTGTGACCActgtgtcttgcccagtgaccacCGCTCCAATGCCTGAACCTCCCAAAGGCCTGTCCATCTCCTGCAGTGATGTGTGCATGACGGTGCAGCTACCTGCTGGTCCCCTGTCGGCTGTGCAAATCCTGG ATTCCTCCAAAACCTTGGTCCCTGTGCTGCAGGCCCCCAAGCTCTGTGGCTATGCCTTGGTGAAGAAGGATGGCAAGAACCTCCTGACCATCCCCTACACAGCCTGTGATGTAAAGATGGTG GAGAAGAGGTACATTATCCAGGTGGCTTATGTGACTAGTGGAGGAGAGCGAGCAGAGATCCAGGTATCCTGCCCCTATACACCACTTGTACCAAAGCAAG GATGTCTGATCCCCAAGAGCCAGCAGGTATCTTGTGGTCCCAAGAGCTCCAAAGCATGCCTTGCCAAGGGTTGTTGTGTAGATTCAGACACTGCCCACTGCTACTATCCCCTGGAAG aatgcactgctgACAAGCACTTTGTCTTTGTGGTCCATCGCACCATCACTGTGAACCCTGCTTCCTTGGTGATTGCTGGCAACAAGTCCTGCACCCCAGTCATCTGCACAGCTGACTTTGCAGTCTTCAAGTTCCCTGTGACTGGCTGTGGAACCCATGCATTT GTGGTGGGGGAGACCACGATCTACCTGGCTGAAGTAATGGCCCTGGTCAGGCGCAATAGCCTGAACTATGGAGTCATCACTAGGGACAGTCCCTTCAG gctgctggtggagtGTCGTTATGCAGAGGGGAACTTGGCCAGCACTGGATACCTGGTGAAAAACCCCTACCTGCCCAATGCAATTCTGTCCCATGGAGTGTTTGGGGTGCAGCTCAGGATTGCCACAG ATGATGCGTACAGTCGGTTTTACCCTCCGTACCACCGGCCCCTGCGGCTTTTGCTGGGCAGGCCAGTCTTCTTGGAGGTGCAGCTGCTGAATGCCCCTGACCCCAGCCTGGTGCTGCTGGTGCACTACTGTGTTGCCTACCCCCGCTCTGCACAGGCTGTCTGGGTGTTGGTCTATGATGG CTGCCCCAACCCTCTGGACTATGGTCACACCTCCACCCTGCACATCCACCACAAGCAGCCGCTGCCCAAACACCACCGTCGCTTTGAGATCCGCACCTTCCAGTTCATGGACCATGTGACGCACCGCTACCTCAATGAGGAG ATCTACTTCATGTGCTCCACAGAAGTCTGCTCCCCGTCAGCCAAGACGTGTGTGGAAGGATGCTTTGATGGACGCA AAATCCCAGTGGTTGAAGACCCCAATGCTGACAAGCGCTGTACCGGGGAGCCTTGCCCAGGAAAGGCCAAGAGCTCTGCAGGCCTCCCAGCACAGTGA
- the LOC136711774 gene encoding uncharacterized protein LOC136711774 gives MEGMFLLATWVVCGLAYVQMESKDPFEIEADLHGRVKRIPDEDGLLLDDYMSLHLHGSKEDAEKMGAFPPQPGVDGDEMSMAWHDLAHDHEEAWKSPQDPVEVSNWGNLVNKNVDRNAFYFNEHGAYDHARSNPIKVANVVSHADGYWGEDSDLQVGLKDVDQDGDLEVAESEYVGSDWLDQSTLPRDVERLLLNRDTEAVAPRVAVSPNDNEMNDATFEAEETDLHLNEADEHGRIGRFLVLLDCLGICHLSVPLT, from the exons ATGGAAGGAATGTTTTTGCTGGCAACATGGGTTGTCTGTGGCCTGGCATATGTTCAGATGGAGAGTAAAGATCCATTTGAAATAGAGGCTGACTTGCATGGGAGGGTGAAGAGAATCCCTGATGAAGATGGGTTACTCTTGGATGACTACATGTCTCTGCATCTTCATGGGTCAAAAGAGGATGCTGAAAAAATGGGTGCTTTTCCTCCCCAGCCTGGTGTTGATGGTGATGAAATGAGCATGGCTTGGCATGACTTGGCGCATGACCATGAGGAAGCATGGAAGTCTCCACAAGATCCTGTAGAAGTTTCTAACTGGGGTAACCTGGTGAACAAAAATGTTGACCGTAATGCCTTCTACTTCAATGAGCATGGTGCTTATGATCATGCCCGCTCTAATCCTATAAAAGTGGCTAATGTTGTTAGTCATGCTGATGGTTACTGGGGTGAAGACTCTGACCTCCAAGTGGGTCTGAAGGATGTGGATCAAGATGGTGACTTGGAAGTGGCTGAATCGGAGTACGTAGGCTCAGACTGGCTTGATCAGTCCACCTTACCAAGAGATGTGGAGAGACTTCTGCTGAACAGGGATACTGAAGCTGTTGCTCCTCGTGTTGCAGTTTCTCCCAATG ATAATGAGATGAATGATGCCACCTTTGAGGCTGAGGAGACTGACCTGCATTTAAATGAAGCTGATGAGCATGGTAGGATTGGCAGATTTCTTGTTCTCCTGGACTGCTTGGGCATTTGCCACCTGTCTGTACCTCTAACCTGA